A part of Pararoseomonas sp. SCSIO 73927 genomic DNA contains:
- the mraY gene encoding phospho-N-acetylmuramoyl-pentapeptide-transferase: MIPALLAGPGDLIIFNLLRYVTFRAGAACLTALVLSMVFGPMVIRWLRGFQRGGQPIRADGPERHLIEKKGTPTMGGVLILLALSISTLLWADLRNGLVWAVLAVTLGFGLLGFADDWLKVTKRNTKGVSARGKLVVQFGLALVIAIAILYLLPPGLNDGLTVPVFKDIIIPFGIFFPLVGMLVMVGASNAVNLTDGLDGLAIVPVMIAAGVFAIIAYLVGNRVFADYLQVVFVPGTGELAVFLSALIGAGLGFLWFNAPPAAVFMGDTGSLALGGALGAVAVATKHEVVLAIVGGVFVVETLSVVIQVFWFKRTGRRVFLMAPLHHHYEKKGWSEPTIVIRFWIISMILALIGLSTLKIR, translated from the coding sequence ATGATCCCCGCCCTGCTCGCCGGCCCCGGCGACCTCATCATTTTCAACCTGCTGCGCTACGTCACCTTCCGCGCGGGCGCGGCCTGCCTGACGGCGCTGGTGCTCTCCATGGTCTTCGGCCCGATGGTGATCCGCTGGCTGCGCGGCTTCCAGCGCGGAGGCCAGCCGATCCGGGCGGACGGGCCGGAGCGGCACCTGATCGAGAAGAAGGGCACGCCCACCATGGGCGGCGTGCTGATCCTGCTGGCGCTCTCCATCTCCACCCTGCTCTGGGCGGATCTGCGGAACGGATTGGTCTGGGCGGTGCTGGCCGTCACCCTCGGCTTCGGGCTGCTGGGCTTCGCGGATGACTGGCTGAAGGTGACGAAGCGGAACACCAAGGGCGTCTCCGCCCGCGGCAAGCTGGTGGTGCAGTTCGGGCTGGCGCTGGTGATCGCCATCGCCATCCTCTACCTGCTGCCGCCCGGGCTGAACGACGGGCTGACGGTGCCGGTGTTCAAGGACATCATCATCCCCTTCGGCATCTTCTTCCCACTGGTGGGGATGCTGGTGATGGTCGGCGCCTCCAACGCCGTGAACCTGACGGACGGGCTGGACGGGCTGGCGATCGTGCCCGTCATGATCGCGGCCGGCGTCTTCGCCATCATCGCCTACCTTGTCGGCAACCGCGTCTTCGCGGACTACCTGCAGGTGGTCTTCGTGCCCGGCACCGGAGAGCTGGCCGTGTTCCTCTCCGCGCTCATCGGGGCGGGGCTGGGCTTCCTGTGGTTCAACGCGCCGCCGGCGGCGGTGTTCATGGGCGATACGGGCAGCCTGGCGCTGGGCGGCGCGCTCGGCGCCGTGGCGGTGGCGACGAAGCACGAGGTGGTGCTGGCCATCGTCGGCGGCGTCTTCGTGGTGGAGACCCTCTCGGTGGTCATCCAGGTCTTCTGGTTCAAGCGCACGGGGCGCCGCGTGTTCCTGATGGCGCCGCTGCACCACCACTACGAGAAGAAGGGATGGTCGGAGCCGACCATCGTGATCCGGTTCTGGATCATCTCCATGATCCTGGCCCTCATCGGCCTTTCCACGCTGAAGATCCGGTGA
- the murC gene encoding UDP-N-acetylmuramate--L-alanine ligase: MRALPLNIGPIHFVGIGGIGMSGIAEVLHNLGYQVQGSDIAEGYNVTRLREAGITVAIGHDAANLGQAQVVVISSAVKRDNPEVQEARKRFLPVVRRAEMLAELMRLKWSIAVGGTHGKTTTTSLVACVLEAAKIDPTVINGGIINAYGTNTRLGAGEWMVVEADESDGSFLKLPAVVAVVTNMDPEHLDHWGTADAMKEGYANFVGNIPFYGFAVLCADHPEVQAMIPRLSDRRLITYGFSPQADVRAERVITDRMGATFDVVVQDRLSRRTRHLKPFRLPMLGQHNVLNALAAIAIGVEMEVPEETIRMALAGFKGVKRRFTLAGQVGNITVIDDYGHHPVEIAAVLKAARQAGAKDVIAVVQPHRYSRLDALFDEFCTCMNDAGTVIVADVYAAGEQPIEGRDKDGLVEGLRAHGHRSVVPLPSPDHLAEMVHAIARPGDYVVCLGAGNITNWAHALPAQLTELQAKSGPRRIKGAA; encoded by the coding sequence ATGCGCGCGCTGCCGCTGAACATCGGCCCCATTCACTTCGTCGGGATCGGCGGCATCGGCATGTCGGGTATCGCCGAGGTGCTGCACAACCTCGGCTACCAGGTCCAGGGCAGCGACATCGCGGAGGGCTACAACGTCACCCGCCTGCGCGAGGCCGGCATCACGGTGGCGATCGGGCATGACGCGGCGAACCTGGGCCAGGCGCAGGTCGTCGTCATCTCCTCCGCCGTGAAGCGCGACAACCCCGAGGTGCAGGAGGCCCGGAAGCGCTTCCTGCCCGTGGTGCGCCGCGCGGAGATGCTGGCGGAGCTGATGCGGCTGAAGTGGTCCATCGCCGTCGGCGGCACGCACGGGAAGACGACCACCACCTCCCTCGTCGCCTGCGTGCTGGAGGCGGCGAAGATCGACCCCACCGTGATCAACGGCGGCATCATCAATGCCTACGGCACCAACACGCGGCTGGGCGCCGGCGAGTGGATGGTGGTGGAGGCCGACGAGAGCGACGGGTCCTTCCTGAAGCTCCCGGCCGTGGTCGCCGTGGTGACGAACATGGACCCCGAGCACCTGGACCACTGGGGGACGGCGGATGCGATGAAGGAGGGCTACGCCAACTTCGTCGGCAACATCCCCTTCTACGGCTTCGCCGTGCTCTGCGCCGACCATCCGGAGGTGCAGGCGATGATCCCGCGCCTGTCGGACCGCCGCCTGATCACCTACGGCTTCTCCCCCCAGGCGGATGTGCGGGCGGAGCGGGTGATCACGGACCGCATGGGCGCCACCTTCGACGTGGTGGTGCAGGACCGGCTTTCCCGCCGCACGCGGCACCTGAAGCCCTTCCGCCTGCCGATGCTCGGCCAGCACAACGTGCTGAACGCGCTGGCGGCCATCGCCATCGGTGTGGAGATGGAGGTGCCGGAGGAGACGATCCGCATGGCGCTGGCCGGGTTCAAGGGCGTGAAGCGCCGCTTCACCCTGGCCGGGCAGGTCGGCAACATCACGGTGATCGACGATTACGGCCACCACCCCGTGGAGATCGCGGCGGTGCTGAAGGCCGCGCGGCAGGCCGGGGCAAAGGACGTGATCGCGGTGGTTCAGCCGCACCGCTACTCCCGGCTCGACGCGCTGTTCGACGAGTTCTGCACCTGCATGAACGACGCGGGCACGGTGATCGTGGCCGATGTCTACGCGGCCGGGGAGCAGCCGATCGAGGGGCGGGACAAGGACGGGCTGGTCGAGGGGCTGCGTGCGCACGGCCACCGCTCCGTGGTGCCCCTACCCTCCCCCGACCATCTCGCGGAGATGGTGCACGCCATCGCGCGGCCGGGGGACTACGTGGTCTGCCTCGGCGCAGGGAACATCACGAACTGGGCGCACGCGCTGCCGGCGCAGCTGACGGAGCTGCAGGCGAAGAGTGGCCCGCGCCGGATCAAGGGCGCGGCATGA
- the murF gene encoding UDP-N-acetylmuramoyl-tripeptide--D-alanyl-D-alanine ligase has product MSAALWDTAALRAATGGDVPEGVAVTGVSIDSRSASPGDLFVALRDARDGHDFVPDALARGAACAMVDRDVPGVGPLLRVGDTLAGLTALGAAGRARSAARFVAVTGSVGKTTTKEMLAAGLSACGSVHAAVASYNNHWGVPLTLARMPLGAGFGVIELGMNNRGEIAPLSRLARPHVAVITTIAPAHLGRLGSMEAIAEEKADIVLGLEPGGVAVIPAEGPCADLLRRRAEEAGVRAVPFGEGGAASLLEWEGGAESQSFRVSLGGESYDVSLPVPGRHMAMNAVACLAAARALGADVRRFAEGLAGFAPLAGRGARVTIPVAGGSVLLLDESYNANTTSMRAALAVLAAQEGTRRVAVMGDMLELGNEGAAMHAGLAADAAASADIVFTCGPQMAALHDALPADKRGAHAADSAALAPIVADALRARDSVLVKGSLGSRMAVVVRAIKAVGAQGAAA; this is encoded by the coding sequence GTGAGCGCGGCGCTGTGGGACACGGCCGCGCTGCGCGCGGCGACGGGCGGCGACGTGCCGGAGGGCGTGGCGGTGACCGGCGTGTCCATCGACAGCCGGAGCGCCAGTCCGGGCGATCTTTTCGTCGCGCTGCGGGACGCGCGCGACGGCCATGATTTCGTGCCGGACGCGCTGGCGCGCGGCGCGGCCTGCGCGATGGTGGACCGTGACGTGCCCGGCGTGGGGCCGCTGCTGCGCGTGGGGGACACGCTGGCAGGGCTGACGGCGCTGGGTGCCGCAGGGCGGGCACGGTCCGCCGCGCGCTTCGTCGCCGTGACGGGCAGCGTGGGCAAGACGACCACGAAGGAGATGCTGGCGGCCGGACTCTCCGCCTGCGGGTCCGTGCACGCGGCGGTGGCGAGCTACAACAATCACTGGGGCGTGCCGCTGACCCTGGCGCGGATGCCGCTCGGTGCCGGGTTCGGTGTGATCGAGCTGGGGATGAACAACCGGGGCGAGATCGCGCCCCTCTCCCGCCTCGCGCGGCCGCATGTGGCGGTCATCACCACCATCGCGCCGGCCCATCTCGGGCGGCTGGGCTCCATGGAGGCGATCGCGGAGGAGAAGGCCGACATTGTCCTGGGCCTGGAGCCCGGCGGGGTGGCGGTGATTCCGGCGGAGGGGCCCTGCGCCGATCTGCTGCGCCGGCGCGCGGAGGAGGCGGGCGTGCGCGCCGTGCCCTTCGGCGAGGGCGGCGCGGCAAGTTTGCTGGAGTGGGAGGGCGGGGCCGAGAGTCAGTCCTTCCGCGTCTCGCTCGGCGGTGAGAGCTACGACGTGTCCCTGCCCGTTCCCGGCCGGCACATGGCGATGAACGCGGTGGCCTGCCTGGCCGCCGCGCGGGCGCTTGGGGCCGATGTCCGGCGCTTCGCGGAAGGGCTGGCGGGCTTCGCGCCGCTGGCCGGGCGGGGAGCGCGCGTCACGATCCCCGTGGCGGGCGGCTCGGTGCTGCTGCTCGACGAATCCTACAATGCCAATACGACCTCCATGCGTGCGGCCCTTGCCGTGCTGGCGGCACAGGAAGGAACGCGGCGCGTGGCCGTGATGGGTGATATGCTGGAACTTGGTAACGAGGGCGCGGCGATGCACGCCGGCCTGGCCGCGGATGCGGCGGCAAGCGCGGATATCGTGTTCACCTGCGGCCCGCAGATGGCGGCGCTGCACGATGCGCTGCCGGCGGACAAGCGCGGCGCGCACGCGGCGGACAGCGCGGCGCTGGCGCCGATCGTGGCGGATGCGCTGCGGGCGCGGGATTCCGTGCTGGTGAAGGGCTCGCTCGGCAGCCGCATGGCGGTGGTGGTGCGCGCGATCAAGGCCGTTGGCGCGCAGGGAGCGGCGGCATGA
- the murG gene encoding undecaprenyldiphospho-muramoylpentapeptide beta-N-acetylglucosaminyltransferase: MRGPVARPIVVAAGGTGGHFFPAEALAAALIGRGERVALMTDARSSSLNSPTFANSERFVLQGSGLAGHGVLGAAKGALALMRGTVEARRLLLDLNPAAVVGFGGYPSVPPLLAARLVPASRRPMTVLHEQNAVLGRANRALSRGADLLALPFEGTARVPAGVRAEVLGNPVRPAIAALHGGGYAPPLDEVRILVLGGSLGARVFSDVVPAAIAALPEADRRRLRVVQQCRQEDMDRTRTAYAATGVKAELAPFFGDVAARLSAAHLVIARAGASTVAEIACAGRPSLLVPLPHAIDDHQTGNARSLSERGAAELIPQASFTPQSLAAALKKFLQAPETLDGMARAAALLGRPDAAERLADRVLSLVAATPIGKVP, from the coding sequence GTGAGGGGTCCTGTCGCCCGCCCCATCGTCGTCGCGGCCGGCGGCACGGGCGGGCACTTCTTCCCGGCCGAGGCGCTTGCGGCGGCCCTGATCGGGCGCGGGGAGCGGGTGGCGCTGATGACCGACGCGCGCTCCTCCTCCCTCAACAGCCCGACCTTCGCCAATTCGGAGCGCTTCGTGCTGCAGGGCTCCGGCCTGGCAGGGCACGGGGTGCTAGGCGCGGCGAAGGGCGCGCTGGCGCTGATGCGCGGCACGGTGGAGGCGCGGCGGCTGCTGCTGGACCTCAACCCGGCGGCGGTGGTCGGCTTCGGCGGATACCCCTCCGTGCCGCCGCTGCTGGCGGCGCGTCTGGTCCCGGCCTCCCGCCGGCCGATGACGGTGCTGCACGAGCAGAACGCGGTGCTCGGCCGCGCCAACCGCGCGCTGTCCCGCGGGGCGGACCTGCTGGCACTCCCCTTCGAGGGCACGGCCCGCGTGCCGGCGGGGGTGCGGGCGGAGGTGCTGGGCAACCCTGTGCGCCCGGCGATCGCGGCGCTGCACGGCGGGGGCTACGCGCCGCCGCTCGACGAGGTGCGGATCCTCGTGCTCGGCGGTTCGCTCGGCGCGCGGGTCTTCTCCGACGTGGTACCGGCCGCCATCGCCGCCCTGCCGGAGGCGGATCGCCGCCGGCTGCGAGTGGTGCAGCAGTGCCGCCAGGAGGACATGGACCGCACCCGCACTGCCTATGCCGCGACCGGAGTGAAGGCGGAGCTGGCGCCCTTCTTCGGCGACGTCGCGGCGCGGCTCTCCGCCGCCCATCTGGTGATCGCGCGCGCAGGCGCCTCGACGGTGGCGGAGATCGCCTGCGCCGGGCGGCCGAGCCTTCTCGTGCCCCTTCCCCACGCCATCGACGACCACCAGACCGGGAACGCCCGTTCCCTTTCGGAGCGCGGGGCGGCCGAATTGATCCCGCAGGCGAGCTTCACGCCCCAATCCCTTGCCGCCGCGCTGAAAAAATTTCTGCAGGCGCCGGAAACCCTGGACGGAATGGCCCGTGCTGCGGCACTTCTCGGAAGACCGGACGCGGCCGAGAGGCTGGCCGACCGGGTCCTCTCACTCGTGGCGGCGACGCCCATCGGGAAAGTGCCCTAG
- a CDS encoding FtsW/RodA/SpoVE family cell cycle protein, which translates to MMALSRADTSTLGRWWWSVDRWTLAALLTLVGFGYVMVLAAAPAVAERIGAASRNMFFAKQVFFLAGASAVMAGVSLLSPKGVRRLAMLGFFGALLLTIATLFIGAEVKGARRWLNLPLLGSLQPSEFLKPCFAVFAAWLISEAKLAGRRGAAMWAVALAAYLFVALVLQRQPDIGMLLVVTAVFFAQVFVAGINLALVGGLGLLGASGVVGAYFLFDHVHKRVNQFLFGEGGNSYQVDVALEAFGAGGMMGVGPGEGRMKNVLPDAHADFVFAVVGEEFGLMICLLILGLFAFVVVRGMMRLLAETDLFVILAAAGLLTQFGLQAFINMASSLHLIPTKGMTLPFVSYGGSSVIAIALGMGFLLALTRKRMSRAEEGANS; encoded by the coding sequence CTGATGGCACTCTCCCGCGCCGATACCTCCACCCTCGGCCGCTGGTGGTGGAGCGTGGACCGCTGGACGCTGGCGGCCCTCCTCACCCTCGTGGGCTTCGGCTACGTCATGGTGCTGGCGGCGGCGCCAGCGGTGGCTGAGCGCATCGGCGCGGCCTCCCGCAACATGTTCTTCGCCAAGCAGGTGTTCTTCCTGGCCGGCGCCTCCGCGGTGATGGCGGGCGTCTCCCTGCTCTCGCCGAAGGGGGTCAGGCGGCTGGCGATGCTCGGCTTCTTCGGCGCGCTGCTGCTGACGATCGCGACGCTGTTCATCGGCGCGGAGGTGAAGGGCGCGCGGCGCTGGCTGAACCTGCCGCTGCTCGGCTCGCTGCAGCCGTCCGAGTTCCTGAAGCCCTGCTTCGCCGTCTTCGCCGCCTGGCTGATCTCCGAGGCGAAGCTGGCGGGGCGGCGCGGGGCGGCGATGTGGGCCGTGGCGCTGGCCGCCTACCTCTTCGTGGCGCTGGTGCTGCAGCGCCAGCCGGATATCGGCATGCTGCTCGTCGTCACCGCGGTGTTCTTCGCGCAGGTCTTCGTGGCCGGGATCAACCTCGCCCTCGTCGGCGGGCTGGGGCTGCTGGGGGCCTCCGGCGTGGTCGGCGCCTACTTCCTGTTTGACCACGTCCACAAGCGCGTGAACCAGTTCCTCTTCGGGGAGGGCGGGAACAGCTACCAGGTGGACGTGGCGCTGGAGGCCTTCGGCGCCGGCGGGATGATGGGCGTGGGCCCGGGCGAGGGCCGGATGAAGAACGTGCTGCCGGACGCGCACGCCGACTTCGTCTTCGCCGTGGTGGGGGAGGAGTTCGGGCTGATGATCTGCCTTCTCATCCTCGGCCTCTTCGCGTTCGTCGTGGTGCGGGGGATGATGCGGCTGCTGGCGGAGACGGACCTCTTCGTCATCCTTGCCGCTGCCGGGCTGCTGACCCAGTTCGGGCTCCAGGCCTTCATAAATATGGCCTCCTCCCTGCACCTCATCCCCACCAAGGGGATGACGCTGCCCTTCGTCTCCTACGGCGGCTCCTCCGTCATCGCCATCGCGCTCGGCATGGGGTTCCTGCTGGCCCTCACCCGCAAGCGGATGAGCCGGGCCGAGGAGGGGGCGAACTCGTGA
- the murD gene encoding UDP-N-acetylmuramoyl-L-alanine--D-glutamate ligase, which yields MEPVAPPFAGQRVAVLGLGRAGLPAARRLREWGADVTAWDDGEAARAAAEAAGIATGQPEGFDLLMISPGIPHRGPKAHPLARRAAEIGAPVLCDVEFLYRAVRAASSRARFVGITGTNGKSTTTALLDHVARAAGMTVATGGNLGPPALDMPVLPDDGVYILEMSSYSAERLDRARFELGALLNLSPDHLDRHGDMAGYAAAKARVMLGNEIAVFGMDDAETRAVAAAHGGRVVPVSGHAPQPGGIWGEGALLRDDAGVIADLSGALALPGPHNAQNAAAAAALAFGLGIARETVAQALLTYPGLPHRQERVGEVDGIVFLNDSKATNADSTAYALACHERVVWIAGGVPKAGGIVPLAPLFPRVAEALLIGQAAEEFATTLAEHGVPHRIAGTLDAAVLQGLEAARRTGSGAVLLSPACASFDQFRSFEARGDAFRDLVRNLAHREAEAA from the coding sequence ATGGAGCCCGTCGCCCCTCCTTTCGCAGGACAGCGCGTCGCGGTTCTCGGGCTGGGGCGGGCCGGGCTTCCGGCCGCGCGCCGCCTGCGCGAATGGGGCGCGGACGTCACGGCCTGGGACGACGGCGAGGCGGCGCGGGCCGCGGCGGAGGCGGCGGGGATCGCCACCGGGCAGCCGGAGGGTTTCGACCTGCTTATGATCTCCCCGGGGATCCCGCACCGGGGGCCGAAGGCGCACCCGCTCGCGCGGCGGGCGGCGGAGATCGGCGCGCCGGTGCTGTGCGACGTGGAGTTCCTCTACCGGGCCGTGCGTGCCGCCAGCAGCAGGGCGCGCTTCGTCGGAATCACCGGCACGAACGGCAAGTCCACCACCACGGCGCTTCTGGACCACGTCGCGCGCGCGGCGGGGATGACGGTGGCAACGGGCGGCAATCTCGGCCCGCCGGCGCTGGACATGCCGGTGCTACCGGATGACGGCGTGTACATCCTGGAGATGTCCTCCTACTCGGCGGAGCGGCTGGACCGGGCGCGCTTCGAGCTCGGGGCCTTGCTGAATCTCTCCCCGGACCACCTGGACCGACACGGCGACATGGCCGGCTACGCCGCCGCGAAGGCGCGGGTGATGCTCGGCAACGAGATCGCGGTCTTCGGGATGGACGATGCGGAGACGCGCGCGGTGGCCGCGGCGCATGGCGGGCGGGTGGTGCCGGTCTCCGGTCACGCGCCGCAGCCCGGCGGGATCTGGGGCGAGGGCGCGCTGCTGCGGGACGATGCCGGCGTAATCGCTGATCTCTCGGGCGCGCTGGCCCTGCCCGGGCCGCACAACGCGCAGAACGCGGCCGCCGCGGCGGCGCTGGCCTTCGGGCTCGGCATCGCGCGGGAGACCGTGGCGCAGGCGTTGCTCACCTATCCCGGCCTGCCGCACCGGCAGGAGCGGGTGGGCGAGGTGGACGGGATCGTCTTCCTCAACGACAGCAAGGCGACGAACGCGGACAGCACCGCCTATGCCCTGGCCTGCCATGAGCGCGTGGTCTGGATCGCCGGCGGCGTGCCGAAGGCGGGCGGGATCGTGCCGCTGGCGCCCCTCTTCCCCCGCGTGGCGGAGGCGCTGCTGATCGGGCAGGCGGCGGAGGAGTTCGCGACCACCCTGGCCGAGCACGGCGTGCCGCACCGGATCGCCGGCACGCTGGACGCCGCGGTCCTCCAGGGTCTGGAGGCGGCGCGGCGGACGGGCAGCGGCGCGGTGCTGCTCTCCCCGGCCTGCGCCTCCTTCGACCAGTTCCGTTCCTTCGAGGCGCGGGGCGATGCCTTCCGCGACCTTGTCCGCAACCTTGCCCACCGTGAAGCGGAGGCCGCCTGA
- a CDS encoding UDP-N-acetylmuramoyl-L-alanyl-D-glutamate--2,6-diaminopimelate ligase, which produces MRLDDLMARLDSVAIRFEGRPEVTALTADSRQVVPGALFAALPGARTDGRAHIEEAVRRGAAAVLAPEGTEWPPGVPPRPLVTAADARRALALMAARFHGAQPRTVVAVTGTNGKTSTADFLRQIWADGGERAASMGTLGLVADGFPPGPSLTTPDPVSLHATLAAVARAGVTHAAMEASSHGLEQRRLDGVMLAGAGFSNLTRDHLDYHGTIEEYRAAKLRLLDTLLEAGRPAVANADMDGATLAAIRSIAARRRLRLMTVGEAGADLRLLRHAPLADGQEMEVSLFGMRQVLHLPLVGRYQADNVMLAAALAVATGLPADRVLRALPRLSGVRGRMELAARLPNGAAVYVDYAHTPDALERLLTALRPHAARLHVVFGAGGDRDPGKRPLMGAAAARLADRVVVTDDNPRSEDPAAIRAAVLAGCNSVSAGGGIDIGGREAAIAEAMAALGPGDVLAVAGKGHESGQTVGGVTHPFDDVSVVRALAGSAA; this is translated from the coding sequence ATGAGGCTCGATGACCTGATGGCCCGGCTGGACTCCGTCGCGATCCGCTTCGAGGGCCGGCCCGAGGTGACGGCGCTGACGGCGGACAGCCGGCAGGTGGTGCCGGGCGCCCTCTTCGCCGCGCTGCCGGGCGCGCGCACGGATGGCCGCGCGCATATCGAGGAGGCGGTGCGCCGCGGCGCCGCGGCGGTGCTGGCGCCGGAGGGGACGGAGTGGCCGCCCGGGGTGCCGCCGCGCCCGCTGGTGACGGCCGCCGACGCGCGGCGCGCGCTGGCGCTGATGGCCGCGCGCTTCCACGGCGCGCAGCCCCGCACGGTGGTGGCCGTGACGGGGACGAACGGCAAGACGAGCACGGCCGACTTCCTGCGCCAGATCTGGGCCGATGGCGGGGAGCGCGCGGCGTCCATGGGGACACTGGGCCTGGTGGCGGACGGCTTCCCGCCCGGACCTTCGCTGACGACGCCCGACCCCGTCTCGCTGCACGCGACGCTGGCCGCGGTGGCGCGCGCCGGGGTGACGCACGCGGCGATGGAGGCCTCCTCCCACGGGCTGGAACAGCGGCGGCTGGACGGGGTGATGCTGGCGGGTGCCGGCTTCTCCAACCTGACGCGCGACCACCTGGACTACCACGGCACGATCGAGGAGTACCGCGCGGCGAAGCTGCGACTGCTCGACACGCTGCTGGAGGCGGGGCGCCCGGCGGTGGCGAACGCGGACATGGACGGGGCGACGCTGGCCGCCATCCGCTCCATCGCGGCCCGGCGCCGGCTGCGGCTGATGACGGTGGGCGAGGCGGGGGCCGACCTGCGCCTGCTGCGCCACGCGCCGCTGGCGGACGGGCAGGAGATGGAGGTCAGCCTCTTCGGCATGCGGCAGGTGCTGCACCTGCCGCTGGTCGGGCGCTACCAGGCGGACAACGTGATGCTGGCGGCGGCGCTGGCCGTGGCGACGGGGCTTCCGGCGGACCGCGTGCTGCGCGCCCTGCCCCGCCTTTCCGGCGTGCGCGGGCGGATGGAGCTGGCGGCCCGGCTGCCGAACGGGGCGGCGGTCTACGTGGACTACGCCCACACGCCGGACGCGCTGGAGCGGCTGCTGACCGCGCTGCGGCCGCATGCCGCGCGCTTGCACGTGGTGTTCGGCGCCGGCGGGGACCGGGATCCCGGCAAGCGGCCGCTGATGGGTGCGGCGGCGGCGCGGCTGGCCGACCGGGTGGTGGTGACGGACGACAATCCCCGCAGCGAGGACCCGGCCGCGATCCGGGCAGCGGTGCTGGCGGGCTGCAACAGCGTGAGTGCAGGGGGCGGCATCGACATCGGCGGGCGGGAGGCGGCGATCGCGGAGGCGATGGCGGCGCTCGGGCCCGGGGACGTGCTGGCGGTGGCCGGCAAGGGGCATGAGAGCGGGCAGACGGTCGGCGGGGTGACGCATCCCTTCGACGACGTTTCCGTGGTGCGGGCGCTGGCGGGAAGTGCGGCGTGA